The window ATTTCAAAGCTAGAAGGTAGTTAGTACAAATCATTTGTTACACAAATCATGGCCATCCACTTGTTTTCAATGTGGCAAAAATTATAAGCAGGTAAATTTGACTATTATTATACATGATAAAAGtgtgaaaaaaaattaatttgataATAGTAACTTTTTAACTTTTGAGGATATGGAAACTAATGATTGGCTAGGAAAGGTCCTTGGAAGCTTGGGGATTTCCTATTTTATTCTAATTTTCTTGACTTTCAAATGGTTTGGTAATTGTAAAGACTTCATATTCAAACTATTTAGTTAAAATTTCAGAAACACAAAAGAAAAGTCTCATGACTTGTTCAATACGCAAGAAATTGCATCATAATAAATAAGAGATTTTCACTGTGGAAAGAAACAGATAgattaaaatattttggatttgtACCTACAAAACCATCAAATATGTTAATTAATGGCAGATTTCCAAACTTTTGACCTGGTCCATTGAACCTAACAAATAAGTGAAGTTTGGTTTGTTACCGCAAGGAAACTATGATATTCGAACTCTTCAAAAATACCATCGGGTGCACgacggatcctccaaaaataataCATTTTTTAATGATCCGACATGAGTGCGATAACGTTTTTGGAGAGTCTGAGCAACATAGCAAAGAAGCAAGTCAGTCGTAATTTAGAAATTGAATGGACCTCTGGTTAAAGGTGGAGGAATCCTATTTCCATTGCTAAGACGCCAAAAATGTTTGGTTAAAGAGGTTTGAATGTATTATATATTAATTTGCCTAACTGGTTAATGACTTACTCCCACTGTTCCATTTTATGTGGGACTATCACTATTTAGCTTGACCCTCATACTCCGAACCCCGCCACATAAAATGAAGTGGAGAGAGCATGTATTAACACAAATGTTGGTAACACCTCAAGCCAAATAGCCAACTGCCTTTATTTGACCAGTCTATATTTTTTCAAGTAATGCATAGTTCTAACAAAGACTCAAACAGACACAAAGAACATGTATATAGAAGCATAAAACATCTTTTTGGATATATAGTTTCAGGTGAATTTGgtaacttatttttttttcttttacagaTTAAACATGACTTTAATAGCATCACCACCAGCAGCACTTGTTTCAAAAGCTTCTTCAACTTCCTTTTGAGAGAATCCAAACCTGTGTGTGATCAAAGGTTTCACGTCGATCTTCCCACTTCTTAAGAACTCAAGACACAGAGGCCACGTATTCTTGTAGCGGAATATGCCTATGACATCAACCTCCCTGAACATAAATGGAGAAAAGAATCAGTGTAGTGGCAAAAAGATACAGAAGCGAGGGAACCGTCAGCTTATTGTTACTGTAGACTAAGAAAAGTTTTAGTTATCGAAAAGATCTACTAGTGATGTTAGTACGTTTACTTTAAGTCCTATGTATTGTAAGAGCCGTTGAATCTGTCAGAAATTTAtatgccagtagaaaatataaaGAACTTCTAGAACTTCCTATATTTAGGTTTTTATTTTGCGTAATGTTGGACGGGGATGACTTAAATGGAGTGAACGATCAGTGAGGAGTCATATAGCAGACTCCAACTCGATTATTACCTCGCAGCAGCTGGAGTGAGAGGAACAGTCATCTCATGATGTCCCATTCCTACTAAGCAAACTTTGCCGCCTGGACAAGTTGCACCAAGAGCGGTAGACATGGTTTTGTTAAAGCCAGCACAATCAAAACTCACGTCGATTCCAGCTCCCATAGCTTTCTGAATGTTATCTATATCTGCAGCTACATCCTGTTCATAAATATCAGTTAGTGAAGTGGAAAGAACACCTGCAACATTTCACGGTTTAGTTTCACGTATGGTCACTAAACTCTATCCACTATATCAGTAAAGTTCAGTTACTTTAATTTTATGGTGGGTAAAGTTCAATTGCTATAAATATTACAGAAATAGTTTTGTGACTTTATTGCTATAATGGATAAAGTTTAGTGATAATACGTGAAATTTACTCTTGTATTCACTCTCAAGCGTCCATATGAAACGTAGGAGAGATCATCAgcaagaagtttgaagtttagaTCCTGACCTGAATATTAGTTGAGACCTTGATAATGTCATCTGCTCCTAACTTCTTTGCAACAGAAAGACGATAGTCATCCACGTCAACAATAACAATTCTTGGGGCACCAAAAGCACGAGCTGCGAGCAGTGTGACAAGCCCAATTGGTCCAGCTCCCAGTACTAATATGTTTGTCTCAGGACCAACATTTGCACGCCGACAAGCATGAACACCAACACTAAGTGGCTCACACATTGCTCCTTCCTCCAAACTTACATTATCGGGGAGCTTGAAACATAGATCTGCAGGATGGACTACCTGTAGGcaatcaaaaaataaattagcATTTTAACACGGTCCAAATATTTATCATTTCATAATCCCTGCATTTAGCACAATGTATCTGTTTATAATTTTATAAGACCGACCTTAGATACAAAAAGCCTTAAATACCACAATTCTCTTCTTATTAAAGGTGAAATCAGTGTAAGGAAAATTCTTTGAATCGTGAGAAAACTGGCCGAAGTAGGTAAGCTTTTTACCTGATTTGCGAGAGAACCATGAACAGGAGGAGTAGCGAAGAATTTCATCTCGGGGCAGAGATTATATCGGCCTTCCTTGCAAAGATCACATCTCCAGCAACTAATTCCGGGCTCTAGTGCCACACGATCACCACGAACCAATGTCTTGACTTCACTACCAACTTCGTCTATGATCCCAGCACATTCGTGCCCAATCACCATTGGTTCTTTAACTACAAAATCAGCACATCTCAAGGTCTGAAACTCAAAAAGTTATTTTCCCATTAGCAGAAAATCCAAGGGTGCTGTAGTCAGTATTGGGCGAAGAAAAGATTGCAAACACCTTCATTCAtaataagaagaaaatatgatCACACATGACTGCAGCAAATAAAACAAACCATTATGTACTCTTTCTTCCAGAGCGTAGCTATACTAGAACTTTAGGCATCGCTAACGTAAAACTGAGGGGCCAAACAGACTTCTTAAATCTCAACTCACACAAGTATCATATGTCAGAACAAAGGTTCAGAAGCTTACTGACTTTTCTCAAGTGTGACACTTTGTTTAACATTATTATAGCATCATGTTGGTGCTCAAAGAGCATGGGCTAGAGTTAGGTTCCATATCATACATTCTGAAAGTTCTTATCACAGGCTCTAGTTCATTTACATACTTCAGTTTACGCCAGACTCAATCTCGGACAAATAATTACAGTTGGTTTGCTCACAAAATATCTGTAGTTTCTGTCTAGCCAAACTGTCCAGAAGTATGCACATTCGCATTATCCTCGACAAAACTTCGAGCTGGCTTATTGTTTGATAATAGAGAATACTAAAAACTGTACCCAAGAAAATGTAACAGAATTTCACCCATGTAACGGAGACACTTCATTTGCCCTGCAAACAGATAGTCCTATATATTATATGATATAGGTATCTTGTATTTCACATCGACTTTTCAAGATACACTACAGACATTCTAAAAGATTGATGGTAACCATACCGGATACTTAGTCATGCCAGTTCGCAACATCCGAATCCACATAACAGAATATTTTACATATGAACAATGGAAATCCCGATAAGCTAGTTTAATTCATCAAAACAATTAGCTAGTTTGATACACATTAGTCATAGAAGCAATCGATGACTAGATTATAGACCGTCATCAACccaaaatacaacaaaaatataatatataaattagcTATCAAGAAGTGAACCAGAAGAAAGCTTTTACCTTGAGGTAGTGAACATCACTTCCACAAATACCAACAGCTTTCATCCTAACTCTAACATCATGGGATCCTATGATGTAACAAAAAAGAACACAGTAAGAAAAATCAATAGATATAATATCCTAGAACAAATACCTATATTCAAGCAATtaatttgcaaatcaaatcaTTGTCAAAGAGCTATATCCTCTGTTAATTACAGTAAGTTGGAGTTTGTCAGACCAAATAATAAATTATACTACCAAATTACTTTTATTGTACTCTTTTTTTTATAAGTGTGATGTACTGTTACTACTGCCTGCGTACGCAGGAATTTTTATAAGCGTTGTCGAAATTTATAGACGAATGGGAATAAGAACTTTAATTATCATACTTCCAGACAAGAAATAGCTTTAGTCTATTGGTTTTGTTGAGTCTTAAGTAAGAAAAAGTCCTGAATTAAATTCTActtcatcacaatttttaaccACATAGATTCTCTCAAATATTTGCAAAAAATGCTAGTTGAGGTTCGAACTTAGAGCAAAATAAAGCACATAACCAATGTGCCAAAAGATAATTTATGTCAAGTGGTGTCATTTTTTCCTACTTATCGCCTTCCTCAcagtattaatacatatatttagtaaaaaataaataaatgtgcaTCCGCCCTTGCCTCTCACCAACACATGTACCAAAACTTTTTTTGTTTCTATCGAGATTCAAACTCTGCTGGTACACGATTTTCATTCACTTTATTGAATGCTAGGCTATACTCTTGGGTGCGTGTTGCTCTATTTTGCCTCTAGGAACAAAAGTTTCATCTATCCATAATTATATCTATTTTTAATTCGAAAAACTAATGCTACATATTACACTATGAATTGATCAAACTAATCTTAAAAGTCAACTTAAACAcctaattaatgaaataataataatagatacTAAAAGAAGGAACTGAGCTCCCGGTATGCACAGAGTTCGAAGAAGGGccggaagggccggaccacaaggttATTTTCGCGACTTGAACTCGTGACCTCGTAGTCACATGGTTGCAACTGTACCAGTTACGCCTAAACTCCTCTTCGTAATAATAGATACTAATAAGTTCTAACTAAGAGCAGAGGAAAACATAGTACCCAAAGGAGGGAGATTGAAAGGCTGAATCTTGAGGGTGTTAACACCAAGAAGCCAAGCAGCCATGTTTTCTTCACCCTCATTACTTTTTCCTCCTTTACCCATTAGACCTCTGCTTTTTTGTTTTTCCTCAAAAGGGAGAAGAAAGATTTGATTTTGAATTGGTTCTTGACTGATCCTATTCTTGGTTAAATCTATGTAGTATCAGAGTTTGTGCATATTAATGAATGATGATGCAATTTCCAAGTAGGAAAGACACGTGGGTGTGAACTCTTTGTGGATAAGAAGCAAACTCAGATTGTGcaaatcaataaaataaaaaattagttcGGTCCAAAAAACATTTCGTATTCTTACAAGATTCAAAGAAAGGATGCACCCCATCTGGATATGATGTAGGTAACATACTCTAGTAAAAGTATTAATAATTGATTCTATGATTCGAACTCGTAACCTATAAGTCATGCGAAAATAACTTTATCGTTGCTTGAAGAATCGATGCAGTACTCGTTCAGGAAGCAAAGTCTGATTTCTCTGAATTTTTCGTTTGTAGGAAAATGTATTGACTTGAACCCTCCCAAATTCTACCTAAAATGACATCCAAAGGACTACTCCgttttagtatatatattttcatatcaCTCTTCACGGATGGAATATGAAAGGTTGGGTagtaaatatttttagacttttaaatattttacaatAAAGAATAGACAAAAATTTgtgaaaaaagataaataggatTCTTGGCCAaagagaagtgccaagtcatctTTTCTATgctctcttatatatatatagactatatatatatatatatatatatattttaatttaaagtTCTTTGTGATCCCTTTTAATAAGGCAAACCATAGGGGACCTCATGGGCCATGGCCTTGTTTTCTTAACCTTTTTGGCGCAGTCTTGTATTTTTCTAGAATTCTATCTGTGTGTTATATGCGTCATACCTCTAATTTATGTTTGTAGTGAAAATGGGGTACTATTTAAGTAAGGCTTGTGTGTTtccatttaataaattatttggaTCTCAATTCATTAGGTGCATTTATATTTATTATCCTTTAAGTATTATGTTGCCTACATGTGATAATGACCACTAATTAAGTAATTATTATCTGTTTTTTTGCAAAATCCTGTTTTCACTTTCTTTCTCTTCAaatcagaaagaaaagaaagtcGATTAAACAAtccgaaaataaaaataaaaaatgagacatCACTCGTATTTTGCTTGCCTATTTTTCAATCACACAAAGTGAAACCCATAGGCCAAAGAAgaatactaaaagataaaaaggaGGGAAAAATTAAACACCATCCTTTTGTGACTACTTTTGGATGCATTTCTTCCATCCACATAAAGTGAAATCCACTAGACAAAGAAAAAAGCCAAAATGATAGAAGAGCAaaattaacaaaagaaaaataatggggaCACAAAAAATTCCCTAAATACAATACTCATCCGTGTctactttaattatttttttagttattctcgtacatattaagaaattcatcttttaacattaattaacattAAAAATTGACTATGTTAACTTTAACTATCTCTTTGATTTGTTCATTGAATACTCCAAGACTCTTTACTCCGAGGCAACTCCTAAAaaaaagttaattattttttgatatctgaaaaaatcaaattctgtaaacacagtaaagaaaaaaaaaattgaaacactatacTATATGTTTTGGTTCCTGCAAAAATATTTCTCAAACATATAGTCCTCCAACAATATCAGTCTTGTACTTCCAACATGTGTATTTCTTGATATTTGGTAAGCCATTCAAAGTTTCTCTGCCCAAGAAAAcacaaaacaagcaaaaaaaaaaaaaaaaaaaagaatgatgtTAGTTTAGATGTACCaaataataatgaaataaaagAAGTACATATATTTTACGAAGACTATTGAgaagttattttatttaatttgcaTATCAAATACCGAAAAATAAGTaagattattatttatttttcaagattattCTCCAAACCTAATTAGCATGTCTTGGAGATCAAAATGAGAAGGCAACTTATGGCTATCAGTGGTGCAATGACGACGCCGGGCTATTTTGGAAATAACTCAACCTCAAAAAATTAGGTGAAAATTGTCCAAAATCATACAATTTAAACAACGGCTCATTCCGTCAACCTATATGGGACAATCTAACAGCTCTCTCATCTCCAGCTCTAGTAAACTGGAGcatgaataaataaaaaatgattcCTACTCTAATATCATATTAAGGAAATGAAATTAGTCATAACTTAACCTTAAACCCCCGATGGGTCATTGGCTTCATTTTTTCAAAAGAATTTGAAAAACAATGTTTGATTATGAAATATGATCATCttttaggaaaaaaaaattcaaaaattttctTGTTGCCAAAAACAGATTTAGGGCAGTTAAATCAATTTTTGGTCGAAAGTTTTTTTTCACTTAcaaaactttaatttttcttcaaataaaatatatGTCTAAATAcaacttcaatttttaaaaattatatttcaaacaacttcaactttaaaaaattatttcctaaaaaaataaagagaaagaaagagagaaaaaagaagaagaagaagaagagagatagTCGGCTCGGCGTCTCCCATTGCACCACCAACAACTATGTTGCAAATATAAGAAGTGTTATTAGAACTGAACCAAATCTTGAATGAAGAGGTTGATGGTTAGAACTTAGAACTCAAGAACTCTCTTTGCCTTTATATAGGAAAACTTTACTGCAttatatttcttttcctttttaaatagTGCAAGATTCTTTTTAATAAGGACTTTACCATTATAAATGAACTAGATATTTATGAAAACTCACCTACCTACGCAAAACATATTAGTATTATCAATCGGACGATGACTGACATTGCAGTTTAATTATGCCAAAATACCTTAAAACCCCCTAGACTTGGCACGTATTATTATTGGTTATATTCTTGAACTATCTGTGGTCTTAATTACCTCAGTGATAGACCCAGAATTTTAtgcaagcgggttcaatcttacaagtacataactttagtcgtaaaatagtagttgtcaagtgggttcaaataaaatatttatacaaaatatatGCAGCTTTAATCGTAATCTATACatatacacaatattattttttgacgAAGCGGGTTCAGTTAAACCCGCTTTTCACCATGTGCGTCCGCCACTGATTACCCCCTATACTTGGTTATTCGATAGCTATTACCCCTTGGACGATCTCATCCTAGAAAAGTGGCATGCACTCGCCTGCCACGTGGATTTTCCTGTCCATGtggcatttttttgaaaagaaaatataatttatacCTTTCTAAGTGTGTTAATTTTTTAGATAATCTTTTTCGAATAAGTATAATAAAACTTGGCTAGAAttacattatttaggctaatgatttttatttggctaaaaataataaagttttaattattatttcttgaatttgacctgaaaataaagatttatacagttaaaataaatagtcaaggcatctaaaaagatataaaaaatacatagtttgatttttattattttggccataattttttatatagctctaaattatggagctctaaaatatataatttttacagatattaccaaaaaaattaaaaatacacaattgaaataaatagtcattgcatcaaaaaaaagaaataaaaaaagtgTACAATTGCAAGTTCATTATTTTGGCTATACCTTTTTATTTTGGTAAAAACTAATGGAGTTGTAGCCATTTTGTTTTACTGATTTGACTCGAAAATAAAAAcacacaattaaaataaatagacaTTATATCTAAAGAAACAAATAACAGAAAATACACAAGTAGTACTCCATTCTTTTGGCTAAAAAATTTCTATTTGGCTAAAATAATGGAGTTTCAACCAAACTTTTACAAATGTGGcctaaaacaaaaaagaagaaatatgcaGTTGGAATAAATATACATTATATCTatagaagaaattaaaaagaataaaagttAGAGTAAAGTCCACATTATATGTTAAGATGAAGcaagaagaaaaatatagttgTAACAAATAAATCATTATATATGACTATATGacaattaaaagttaaaaaataactTACTTGGAAgctgatttttcaatttttctttacTCTCACGCGCTTAAAAGAGAGTGTACCCATACTCCTCACCACATCAGCGTCCAGGGAGGTAATTTCTCTTAAAAGGCCAAGTTCAAGAGGTAATTAAGATCACAAATAATTTAGGGGTATAACTAATAATCCATATAAGTTTAGGGTGATTTTTATTTATTCCGCCTATAATCATTGCAAGTCAACTCTATTTTATATCACGTACTTTGATGCAATTTCAATCTCACTAATGTGGAACTCAAGACATTATTATCCGTACCCGATATTTTTATACTAAACATACGAGCGCAGTGTTTTGCGTATAAATTTTGATCACTTAACGAATGTTTAAATGATCTAATGTACATTCCTATCAATTTAACCTAGTGACTCAAGATTAAATTgcttgatttttttatttattttgacaACGGGTATAGTTAAATATTTTTCCTCAAAAGTACGTGTACCTCTagaacgaaaaaaaaaaaaaaaaagtacctCTATCATTAAATTAGAACACAATTCACTACGTGGATGATGATTAGGTTTCCTTTAGTTGGTGGTCAATATTTTGGACAATTATTTTACATGATATATTGATTTTATCTGGAGGGCATAATCTGATAATATTATTCACTTTTTGGTTCTTGATTCTTCCACAAATGAATTTGATTCCTCTTTACAAAATAGTATTGGAAAAAGTTTGTGTTCCTTTGCTCGTTGCTAGTCCTTATCCAAGAAAGAATCTCTGTAACTGCTGATGGTAAATCTTTTCCacatatattgttgttattacttttTTTTCCGAAAGAGATAGATTTAAAAGGAATTCCCCATTAAAGCTGTCTTTATCCTAGCTTTTAACTTTTTCCAACAGTTAATTAGTTTAGGCACCATTTATCAACCTTCTTTTAGGCTAGACATTATCTTCTAGTTTTGTAAACTAGTTATGGCCATCTTCTTTGAAAAGATTAGACCACTTTTTTTTGGCATAGTATAATTCAATGAGGCAGATGATTATGCTCATTCCTAGTGAGCAAATATGGCCATAACATCTCATTTGAATAGAAGCTACTGAAATCTTTATTTGAAGACACTGATTTATTATTAATGATTTAAAGGATAAAATTCAAGTAAATCCACCTTTTAGCTcctataattaaaaaatagctatTATAATGAGTTTCAAATTTAGCCAATGAAATTTCAGAATATTGTCATGTAATTGAGACTACGGCCCTGTTTGTCcataaaaaaatttcttttttcaaaaaaaaaattaaaaatatgtttatccatgaaattttatatattttttgaaattttttgaaaatgagtttttcaaaaatcaaattcAAAATTTTCTAAAAAACTTTTTTCCCCACTCACAAAACTGTAAtatttttttaagtaaaatatatgTCCAAACTTAATTTCAAACtccaaatattatttttcaacgtaactccaaatactatttttttcatAAACTACAATGTTTACGTCCAAACGCCTACTACGTGTAAGTACCTCTCTCACATAAGTGTCTAAGCTACGTGTCCTTTCTTTAGCAAACTTCTTTAAGTTGTTGGATAGCACAAGCAAAAGAGGGTAGAGTTGAATAAGCAACTCCCATACACCAATAAGACTTGCTGTAGAATGGTAAGTATTTCatctttaattaaaaaatttggGTTCGAATCTTCAATATAAATTTGTTACTTTTATTAGGAAGTATTTTATCTTTAATGTAAAAAATTTCGATGCAAATCTGAATTCAATCGGATCTCAATACAAATTTCTAATATCGGATgagaaactaaaaaataaaactacTATGTGAGTCTTTGAGGCCGTAAGAGAAAAATGATACTCTCCTCAatccattttaattaattttttgatattttatttggtccataatatttgatttttttccatatatcaagaaggaattaacttcaTTTTTTCAAAGTTGACCTTAGATTAAAGAGCCTATgagtatttattatatttttaatgaacaaattaatgttaatatggttaattttatcgttaattaatgctaaaagatgaattttttaatatatgtaaaacaaccaaaaaatcaattaaaatagacGAGAGGGAGTATTGCTAAGAGCCAATTGACCCCTTTATTTGTTTATCGGGAAGAGATTTTTCAGCAAGGGATTATTCATCAATCTCCGGTActagataaaaaattaaattagcaACATAGAGCATCATTATTAGCATAATCTCTCGTATTAGACCTCATTTATTTACACTTAAtaaatatctgaatcttaatcatttagtCACGAGGTCTGTTTGTTTTTATGAGTCAAAATTTTAGTCATTTAAATATTAATCATTAActgtacttttttttttttacaactaCTTAATATATAAGTCTGAATAAATTTGAACGAATAAAATCGATAACAAAATCTTAATATCATTACATTGTTATCTATTCAAGAATATATGGGTAAGTTGTGGCCAAAGGGTCAAAGCATTTATTTCCGCTTAATTGTGAAATGTATTTTGATCTTTAAACTTCAATTGTGTAATTATTTTGGATAATTATCATTAGATAGTTCGCTCGATGTGAGTTGAAGCTTCGTAGTTAAAGTGTCATACATTGTGCACAGTAAGTATGGGACTTTTTTGATTAGATAACAGTAGGGGTATTCATAAAACCccgaaaaatcaaaccaaatcgaaaatcgaaccaaatcgaccaaaaaaatcgatatttttaggtttggtttgattttggttttaaattttaaaaacctatcaaatttggtttggttttggttttaatcaaaataTAACCGAAAAAACTGAAtcaaaccgactataaaagtagctatatatatatatatatatatatataaagtttctaaaattttatggtacatattagtcatttgtatttttagtctaggtctttgctattataataatctaattctttgccttctagtttgattgatagttttcttttactaagtacaagaatttatttcatgttaaaaataatcaatttttaattgagtaattaagttattcatcactatttgagtcaattatcatcaatatatcttggtaaatgatagatttctcaaagagcaattagtTTGATAGCGTTACGTTAAAAATGTAGTCGCCGAaatatgcgtttggtagtgtatgtcttatatttaaaaaaaatacaaataactgaAAAATCGACAAATACCGAATCAATAAACAACCGACTTAATTGATTTGTTTTAgtccaatatttgaaaaatccCTGAGAATACTTTTCGGTTTTGGACTACATGGGGACTCAATTGATTTCGCACACCAACACGTCAGAGACGTTCCAATGAATTAGACTAGTGTCCATACAGTCACTACCACGTGTTGCTAATATGGTTATTATTTGCAGCGGCTAATATATGATGtattcatttatatatttaaGTTTGATTAGGTATATAGTTTAACAAAAGCTAACCTAAGTGATTTGCTAACAGACCACAACAAAGTTTTTCCTCATCTTAATTTTTATGTTGATTTATTCAAGTGATGAATAACGTGTACAGATTTATGTGGCATTTACAAAATAATCCTTTCATAAGAAATAACTATAACTAGAAATAATGACATGTTTATTTACCTTAACGAATGTATTATACTACTGAACTGACTTAATTAaagtttggattgaattgggtttttatttgtttattaagtaaatatcatctatgtaaggaagacttttgaaatttgtaggTCTAAAATGAGCCAAAGATATTAGTGTGGCTATAAATTCTCACTAAGAATAACATAagaatattaaaattaaattgttaGTAAATATGGACCTAAAAGAGAGGGTGTAACAGAAATTGGAGTAGATGAAGTATACACAAAATTTCAACAAAACAAACATGTAATATTTTACTTTTCATGAAATAAAAGTATTTGTGTTCATCAATATTATATtcatgtaacgatccggccgatcgttttgagtattacaatcctgtttccccatttactgctcaatttatgctttacagtcgttttaagacttaccgggttagttggttcgggtccggagggaattcggagtgaaatgagatacttagtctcataactaaaattttaagttagaaaacttgaccggatgttaacttatgtgtaaacaacctcagaatagagttttaat is drawn from Nicotiana tabacum cultivar K326 chromosome 9, ASM71507v2, whole genome shotgun sequence and contains these coding sequences:
- the LOC107791051 gene encoding sorbitol dehydrogenase-like gives rise to the protein MGKGGKSNEGEENMAAWLLGVNTLKIQPFNLPPLGSHDVRVRMKAVGICGSDVHYLKTLRCADFVVKEPMVIGHECAGIIDEVGSEVKTLVRGDRVALEPGISCWRCDLCKEGRYNLCPEMKFFATPPVHGSLANQVVHPADLCFKLPDNVSLEEGAMCEPLSVGVHACRRANVGPETNILVLGAGPIGLVTLLAARAFGAPRIVIVDVDDYRLSVAKKLGADDIIKVSTNIQDVAADIDNIQKAMGAGIDVSFDCAGFNKTMSTALGATCPGGKVCLVGMGHHEMTVPLTPAAAREVDVIGIFRYKNTWPLCLEFLRSGKIDVKPLITHRFGFSQKEVEEAFETSAAGGDAIKVMFNL